In the Malaya genurostris strain Urasoe2022 chromosome 1, Malgen_1.1, whole genome shotgun sequence genome, one interval contains:
- the LOC131428365 gene encoding uncharacterized protein LOC131428365, translated as MELNEADFVRLRLKTKIIKSIQRIQKELKSNSIVEELEINKQISDFEEKEQTGNTESDGDNGTNSIDEPYRDIFLEEEINIDKIFKRTRAGKDIIEILKEGAKPSDGCLKSINNILCEFLKSTYGLRPSSYHKNMLAMSLVKSYPVLASSNDSVPQALWFHPHARGLNKHSGRLHYHMEYLVRKSNERLIHRKKKVSTSENVDLTCMINTASEDQIEQMNQQQKNELRNFGWLYVPRSAEYT; from the exons ATGGAATTGAATGAGGCAGATTTTGTCCGGCTacgtttaaaaacaaaaattattaaaagtattcagcgcattcaaaaggAATTAAAAAGTAATTCGATAGTAGAGGAGTTGgagataaataaacaaatatccgattttgaagaaaaagaacAAACCGGAAATACTGAAAGTGACGGAGACAATGGAACAAATTCGATTGACGAACCATATAGAGACATTTTTTTAGAAGAG GAAATTAATATCGACAAAATATTCAAGCGAACTCGAGCAGGCAAAGATATTATAGAGATTTTAAAAGAAGGTGCGAAGCCTTCAGACGGCTGTTTGAAGTCCATAAACAACATTCTTTGCGAATTTCTAAAATCAACATATGGCCT GCGTCCATCTTCATACCACAAGAATATGTTGGCAATGTCCCTGGTGAAATCGTATCCTGTATTAGCATCTTCTAATGATTCTGTCCCACAAGCACTGTGGTTTCATCCCCATGCAAGAGGACTAAATAAACATTCAGGCAGGCTGCATTATCATATGGAGTACCTGGTACGTAAATCTAATGAACGACTCATCCATCGGAAGAAAAAAGTATCTACTTCAGAAAACGTTGACTTAACATGTATGATAAATACAGCATCCGAAGATCAAATAGAGCAAATG AACCAGCAACAAAAGAACGAGTTGAGGAACTTTGGATGGCTATACGTTCCAAGATCGGCAGAATATACGTAA
- the LOC131426076 gene encoding uncharacterized protein LOC131426076 — MSNDQDRAVFTIYIKFLVRCKRRTAAATTRMIAIKVAIGNVTTMAHRTQLRRDQTIESVRPNVTVPLQISGGNTCGSDEEEPFEGYADAEIQRTIRRKRKHVVDESINVDTRRSKRVRLARAKDDFVYCVQMCTILNLDEDQDD, encoded by the exons ATGAGCAACGACCAGGACCGAGCAGTGTTCACGATTTATATAAAGTTTTTAGTCAGATGCAAACGGAGGACGGCGGCAGCGACGACGAGGATGATCGCGATAAAG GTTGCTATTGGAAACGTAACAACCATGGCACATCGGACGCAGCTGCGCCGGGACCAAACAATTGAATCAGTGCGACCAAATGTTACGGTACCTCTGCAGATATCAGGCGGGAATACCTGCGGAAGCGACGAGGAAGAACCATTTGAAGGATATGCGGATGCCGAAATACAAAGAACGATAAGAAGAAAACGTAAACACGTCGTAGACGAATCGATTAATGTCGACACAAGACGCTCGAAGAGAGTTCGGTTGGCCAGGGCCAAGGATGATTTTGTTTATTG tgtacaaaTGTGCACCATCCTTAACCTTGACGAAGATCAAGATGATTAG